A window from Enterocloster bolteae encodes these proteins:
- a CDS encoding AraC family transcriptional regulator yields the protein MPSKIQIITNEHQEELKEHGTYEFPVLVSDEALSRFYTSSFQWHWHTEIELTLITEGTMVYQINDQIFYPRAGQALFGNSNTMHTGRMENGRDCRYISITFHPRLLYGYQGSRIASRYTDPLMENAALPAVCFDLSQEWHGEAVGLLEDIIRIDSLRYDTYEMDIQMDLFRFWKLLYLHCRPDREPAHTAGRKNQERIRQMLSFIHENYQSDITLDDISRHIHICKSECCRVFKGYMKESLFEYLLKYRIEKSIPDVLEGKLTMTETAIRAGFTDPNYFSKVFHKIKGCSPRSYRKTRSSPLP from the coding sequence ATGCCTTCTAAAATCCAAATCATCACCAACGAACACCAGGAAGAGCTAAAGGAGCACGGGACCTATGAATTTCCCGTCCTTGTCAGCGACGAGGCCCTGTCCAGGTTCTACACCAGCTCCTTCCAGTGGCACTGGCATACGGAAATCGAGCTTACCCTCATCACAGAGGGGACTATGGTATATCAAATTAATGACCAGATCTTTTATCCCAGGGCCGGACAGGCGCTCTTCGGCAACTCCAATACCATGCACACCGGGCGCATGGAAAACGGCCGTGACTGCAGGTACATCTCCATTACCTTCCACCCCAGACTGCTGTACGGCTACCAGGGAAGCCGGATTGCCAGCCGGTATACGGACCCTCTGATGGAAAACGCCGCCCTGCCGGCTGTCTGCTTCGACCTGTCGCAGGAATGGCACGGGGAAGCGGTCGGGCTTCTGGAGGATATTATACGCATCGACAGCCTGCGCTATGATACCTATGAAATGGACATCCAGATGGACCTGTTCCGTTTCTGGAAGCTTTTATACCTTCACTGCCGCCCTGACCGGGAACCGGCACATACGGCGGGCAGGAAGAACCAGGAACGGATTCGTCAGATGCTCTCCTTCATCCATGAAAACTATCAGTCTGATATCACCCTGGATGATATTTCCCGCCACATCCATATCTGCAAAAGCGAGTGCTGCCGGGTCTTTAAGGGTTACATGAAGGAATCCCTGTTTGAATACCTGCTAAAATACCGCATTGAAAAGAGTATTCCCGATGTGCTGGAGGGAAAACTGACCATGACCGAGACAGCCATAAGGGCCGGCTTCACCGACCCCAATTACTTCTCCAAGGTGTTCCACAAGATAAAGGGCTGCTCTCCGAGAAGCTACCGGAAAACCCGGTCCTCCCCGCTGCCGTGA
- a CDS encoding helix-turn-helix domain-containing protein: protein MERRCRTAKSQYLNRVITYMRDHLQENLTLTRIAREAGLSESYLNAVFKECVKCAPMDYYINMKMEQACYLLCNTDMHIYQVAQYLGYDNQYYFSRAFKKVLGVPPKKYKEMPRIPSAPMQVSC from the coding sequence TTGGAGAGAAGATGCAGGACAGCAAAGAGCCAATATCTGAATCGTGTGATAACCTATATGAGGGATCATCTGCAGGAGAATCTGACACTGACCCGGATTGCAAGGGAAGCAGGGCTGTCGGAGAGCTATCTCAACGCGGTTTTTAAAGAATGTGTCAAGTGTGCGCCAATGGATTACTACATCAACATGAAGATGGAACAGGCCTGCTATCTTCTCTGCAATACAGACATGCATATATACCAGGTGGCCCAGTATTTGGGATATGACAATCAATATTATTTTTCACGGGCATTTAAGAAGGTACTGGGTGTGCCTCCTAAGAAGTACAAGGAAATGCCAAGGATACCGTCAGCTCCCATGCAGGTTTCCTGCTGA
- a CDS encoding helix-turn-helix transcriptional regulator — MAVKNLKMKAARAGMDLSQEELAELVGVTRQTIGMIEAGKYNPTLNLCLAICKALHKTLDELFWEE; from the coding sequence ATGGCAGTGAAAAACCTGAAAATGAAAGCAGCCAGGGCCGGTATGGATTTATCCCAGGAAGAACTGGCTGAGCTGGTAGGGGTGACCCGCCAGACCATTGGGATGATAGAGGCGGGGAAGTACAACCCTACGCTGAATCTTTGCCTGGCAATCTGCAAGGCGCTTCACAAGACACTGGATGAGCTGTTCTGGGAGGAATAG
- a CDS encoding DUF6773 family protein: MMDERTTQVRNKIMSEMAMLMYLFVAAAFAVKVLLMGKGIRDCVVEYVILILAPLYQYVRARQLKFSLYRPGYGSQQHRVRRNLVSVAVGALVFILVFWRTSKTGTLDAKEAVPGVLTFVVVFLLTRVVIVRIEKKRADRLEQEYGDDGEEQE; this comes from the coding sequence ATGATGGACGAGAGAACAACACAGGTAAGAAATAAAATAATGAGTGAGATGGCCATGCTTATGTATCTGTTTGTGGCGGCGGCATTTGCGGTTAAGGTTCTGCTGATGGGAAAAGGAATCCGGGACTGCGTGGTTGAATATGTCATATTGATTCTGGCCCCCCTGTATCAGTATGTCAGAGCAAGGCAGCTGAAGTTCAGCCTGTACCGGCCGGGATACGGCAGCCAGCAACATCGTGTCAGGCGCAATCTTGTCTCCGTGGCAGTGGGCGCACTGGTATTCATCCTGGTTTTCTGGAGAACCTCGAAAACAGGAACCTTGGATGCCAAAGAGGCGGTCCCGGGGGTGCTGACCTTTGTCGTGGTATTCCTGCTCACAAGAGTGGTGATAGTAAGGATTGAAAAGAAGCGGGCAGACAGACTGGAACAGGAATATGGGGATGACGGGGAAGAGCAGGAATAG
- the yfcC gene encoding putative basic amino acid antiporter YfcC, with the protein MPFNKKKNTGTPKRDYTKMKTPHTYAIIFAAIFLCWLLTFLVPAGKFSTHKVEYTDSNGAVKTKTVLMADTFRYSYRLDREAVKDNLTAMSGDEALMESLGVDPAELDAFLETDSSEWTQEDLDELGLTDDVLYGQYGESIYDTSQKLHKTAKVWGTEDFGGFGFLNYVFEGLVTGDRSGSAVGICALILVVGGSFGIIMKTGAIDAGIYAFIKKTKGLERLALPLLFILFSLGGATFGMAEECIPFSMIMVPFVIALGYDSIVAITVTYVASQVGNAVSWMSPFSVAVAQGIAGIPVLSGAGFRLAMWVIVTLLSAGYMMIYAEKIRKNPAHSVVYESDAYFRGRMDSVSEEREFSLGHKLILLEMLAVLVWIIWGVTQEGYYIPEIASQFFVMGFAAGVTAVIFKLNDMTVNGMASAFQSGVADLAGTAVVVGMAKGILLVLGGSDANVASTLNTILYTIGNALAGVPSFIGALFMYLFQSCFNLIVTSNSGQAALTMPIMAPLADLVGVTRQVAVLAFQMGAGFVDAFTPVSASLIGVLGVARIDWGKWAKFQIKMQAFFFLMGTVAIAIAIAVNLQ; encoded by the coding sequence ATGCCATTTAACAAGAAAAAGAATACCGGTACCCCAAAGCGGGATTATACAAAGATGAAGACACCCCATACGTATGCAATTATATTTGCTGCCATATTCCTGTGCTGGCTGCTGACATTTTTGGTTCCGGCGGGGAAATTCAGCACCCACAAGGTAGAATATACGGATTCCAACGGTGCGGTAAAGACCAAGACCGTGCTGATGGCGGACACGTTCCGCTACAGCTACCGTCTGGACCGGGAAGCGGTGAAGGATAACCTGACAGCCATGAGCGGGGATGAAGCGCTGATGGAATCCCTGGGTGTTGACCCCGCAGAGCTGGATGCGTTTCTTGAAACAGATTCTTCTGAGTGGACCCAGGAGGATTTGGATGAACTGGGGCTGACAGATGATGTGCTGTACGGACAGTACGGCGAATCCATCTATGATACCAGCCAGAAGCTTCATAAGACGGCAAAGGTGTGGGGCACAGAGGATTTCGGCGGTTTTGGCTTCCTCAACTATGTGTTCGAGGGACTGGTGACAGGGGACCGTTCCGGCTCCGCAGTTGGAATCTGCGCCTTGATTCTGGTGGTGGGAGGTTCCTTTGGAATTATCATGAAGACAGGGGCCATTGATGCGGGCATTTACGCCTTCATCAAAAAGACAAAGGGCTTGGAGCGTCTGGCTCTGCCGCTGTTATTTATCCTGTTTTCCCTGGGAGGCGCCACCTTTGGAATGGCAGAAGAGTGCATTCCCTTTTCCATGATTATGGTGCCCTTTGTGATTGCGCTGGGCTATGATTCCATTGTGGCCATCACTGTTACCTATGTGGCGTCCCAGGTGGGCAATGCAGTTTCATGGATGAGTCCCTTTTCTGTGGCGGTGGCCCAGGGCATAGCGGGAATCCCGGTTCTGTCCGGCGCCGGCTTCCGTCTGGCCATGTGGGTGATTGTGACTCTGCTTTCCGCAGGATACATGATGATTTACGCTGAAAAGATACGTAAGAACCCGGCCCACTCCGTTGTCTATGAGAGTGATGCCTATTTCAGGGGAAGAATGGACTCTGTATCGGAGGAGAGGGAATTCAGTCTGGGCCATAAGCTGATTCTTCTGGAGATGCTGGCTGTCCTGGTTTGGATTATCTGGGGTGTTACCCAGGAAGGGTATTATATTCCGGAAATCGCCTCCCAGTTCTTTGTGATGGGATTTGCGGCCGGTGTGACCGCGGTCATTTTTAAGCTCAATGATATGACGGTCAACGGTATGGCGTCCGCCTTCCAGAGCGGTGTGGCTGACCTGGCTGGAACCGCGGTTGTGGTAGGTATGGCCAAAGGAATTCTTCTGGTGCTGGGCGGCTCCGATGCAAATGTGGCGTCCACGCTGAATACGATTTTGTATACCATTGGAAATGCGCTTGCAGGAGTGCCTTCGTTTATCGGAGCGCTGTTTATGTACCTGTTCCAGAGCTGTTTCAATCTGATTGTGACCTCCAACTCCGGACAGGCCGCCCTGACCATGCCCATCATGGCGCCCCTTGCGGACCTGGTAGGCGTCACACGTCAGGTAGCAGTACTGGCTTTCCAGATGGGAGCCGGATTTGTGGATGCGTTCACACCGGTTTCCGCCAGTCTGATCGGCGTCCTGGGTGTTGCCAGGATTGACTGGGGAAAATGGGCAAAATTCCAGATTAAGATGCAGGCATTTTTCTTCCTTATGGGAACCGTTGCCATAGCAATCGCCATAGCGGTTAACCTGCAGTAA
- the miaB gene encoding tRNA (N6-isopentenyl adenosine(37)-C2)-methylthiotransferase MiaB gives MEESRDTIDNIKNAETAINQDPPAAEPERQQYFMERAKGQLAELSRRLGRPLTCCINTFGCQMNARDSEKLLGILETIGYQAVESEKADFVLFNTCTVRENANLRVYGRLGQLGAYKKTHPDMMIALCGCMMQEEEVVEKIRKSYRYVDLIFGTHNIFKLAELVSLCLERRTQGGQKQGKTKMVVDVWKDTDQIVEDLPVERKFPFKSGVNIMFGCNNFCSYCIVPYVRGRERSRRPEEIIKEIQKLAADGVVEIMLLGQNVNSYGKNLDNPMTFAQLLEEVEKIDGIERIRFMTSHPKDLSDELIEVMARSEKICRHLHLPLQSGSSRILKVMNRRYTKEQYLDLAERIKKAVPGISLTTDIIVGFPGETDEDFEETMDVVRRVGFDSAFTFIYSKRTGTPAAAMEDQVPEAIVKERFDRLLKEVQDISAEVCGRDVRTVQEVLVEEVNDHAPGLMTGRLSNNTVVHFPGDASMIGRLVPVYLQESKGFYYMGHIADKENE, from the coding sequence ATGGAAGAATCCAGAGATACCATTGACAACATAAAAAATGCAGAAACAGCCATAAACCAGGACCCCCCTGCTGCGGAGCCGGAGCGTCAGCAGTACTTCATGGAGCGGGCGAAGGGACAGCTGGCCGAACTTTCCCGCAGGCTGGGACGTCCCCTTACCTGCTGCATCAACACCTTTGGGTGCCAGATGAATGCCAGGGATTCGGAGAAGCTTCTGGGGATTTTGGAGACAATCGGCTACCAGGCTGTAGAATCAGAGAAAGCGGATTTTGTGCTCTTTAATACATGTACGGTGCGGGAAAATGCCAATCTTCGGGTTTACGGCCGCCTGGGACAGCTGGGGGCCTATAAGAAGACGCATCCTGACATGATGATAGCCCTGTGCGGCTGCATGATGCAGGAAGAGGAAGTAGTGGAGAAAATCAGGAAAAGCTACCGTTATGTGGATTTGATTTTCGGAACCCACAATATCTTCAAGCTGGCGGAACTGGTATCCCTGTGCCTGGAGCGGCGGACCCAGGGCGGACAGAAGCAGGGAAAAACGAAGATGGTTGTGGATGTATGGAAGGATACGGACCAGATCGTAGAGGATTTGCCGGTGGAGCGCAAGTTCCCTTTCAAGTCGGGAGTCAATATTATGTTTGGCTGCAATAATTTCTGCAGCTACTGCATTGTACCCTATGTAAGAGGAAGGGAGCGCAGCCGCAGGCCGGAAGAAATCATTAAGGAAATACAGAAGCTGGCAGCGGACGGAGTGGTGGAAATCATGCTCCTTGGACAAAATGTAAATTCCTATGGAAAGAACCTGGACAATCCCATGACCTTTGCGCAGCTTTTGGAGGAAGTGGAGAAGATAGACGGAATTGAGCGGATCCGTTTTATGACATCCCATCCAAAGGACCTGTCCGACGAACTCATAGAGGTCATGGCCAGGTCTGAAAAGATATGCCGTCATCTGCACCTTCCCCTCCAGTCCGGCAGCAGCCGGATACTGAAGGTTATGAACCGGCGCTATACCAAGGAGCAGTATCTGGATTTGGCGGAGCGGATTAAAAAGGCAGTGCCTGGCATCTCACTGACAACGGATATCATTGTGGGATTTCCGGGCGAGACAGATGAGGACTTTGAGGAGACCATGGATGTGGTGAGAAGGGTGGGGTTTGACAGCGCCTTTACCTTCATCTACTCCAAGCGTACCGGCACACCGGCGGCAGCCATGGAAGATCAGGTGCCGGAGGCAATTGTGAAGGAGCGGTTTGACAGGCTTTTAAAGGAAGTACAGGATATCTCGGCAGAGGTGTGTGGACGGGATGTCAGGACAGTCCAGGAGGTCCTGGTGGAAGAGGTGAACGACCATGCGCCGGGGCTTATGACAGGCCGCCTGTCCAACAATACAGTGGTACACTTCCCGGGAGATGCATCCATGATTGGAAGGCTGGTGCCGGTGTATCTGCAGGAGAGCAAGGGCTTTTATTATATGGGACATATAGCTGATAAGGAAAATGAATAG
- the mutS gene encoding DNA mismatch repair protein MutS, whose protein sequence is MMQHYMETKKEYPDCVLFYRLGDFYEMFFDDALTVSKELEITLTGKDCGLSERAPMCGVPFHALDSYLYRLVQKGYKVAIAEQMEDPRQAKGLVKREVIRVVTPGTITSSQVLDETKNNYLMGIVYMDGIYGISTADISTGDFMVTEVDSDRELFDEINKFSPSEIICNNAFYMSGVDMDELKNRYQVVISALDSRFFGEESCRRILMEHFKVGALVGLGLEDYATGIIAAGAVMQYIYETQKSTLEHITTITPYSTGQYMVIDTSTRRNLELVETMREKQKRGTLLWVLDKTKTAMGARLLRACIEQPLIHRDEIIKRQNAVEELNMNYISREEICEYLNPIYDLERLIGRISYKTANPRDLIAFRSSLEMLPYIKRILGEFNSELLAELGRELDPLQDIFQLIGDAIVEEPPITVREGGIIKDGYNQEADKLRHAKTEGKNWLAELEAKEKEKTGIKTLKVKFNKVFGYYFEVTNSFKDQVPDYYIRKQTLTNAERFTTDELKQLEDIIMGAEEKLVSLEYDLFCEVRDKIGAEVIRIQKTAKSIAGIDVFCSLSVVATRRNYVKPSINDKGVIQIKNGRHPVVEQMMRDDMFVANDTFLDNGKNRLSVITGPNMAGKSTYMRQVALIVLMAQLGSFVPAQEADIGICDRIFTRVGASDDLASGQSTFMVEMTEVANILRNATRNSLLVLDEIGRGTSTFDGLSIAWAVIEHISNSKLLGAKTLFATHYHELTELEGTIAGVKNYCIAVKEQGDDIVFLRKIVRGGADKSYGIQVAKLAGVPDSVIARAKEIAEELSDADITARAKEIAEISSNITQHKAVPKPDEVDLQQLSFFDTVKDDDIIRELDSLELSTMTPLDAMNTLYRLQTKLKNRWKETG, encoded by the coding sequence ATGATGCAGCATTATATGGAGACAAAGAAGGAGTACCCGGACTGTGTCCTGTTTTACCGTCTGGGAGATTTCTATGAGATGTTTTTCGATGATGCCCTGACAGTATCAAAGGAACTGGAGATAACCCTTACAGGAAAGGACTGCGGTCTTTCTGAGCGGGCACCTATGTGCGGGGTGCCGTTTCACGCATTGGATTCCTACCTGTACCGCCTGGTCCAGAAGGGATATAAGGTCGCTATAGCAGAGCAGATGGAGGATCCCAGGCAGGCCAAGGGCCTGGTGAAGCGTGAGGTAATCCGGGTGGTGACTCCGGGAACCATAACCAGCTCCCAGGTGCTGGATGAGACAAAGAACAATTACCTGATGGGAATTGTATATATGGATGGAATCTACGGAATATCCACCGCGGATATCAGTACCGGGGATTTCATGGTGACTGAGGTGGATTCGGACCGGGAACTGTTTGACGAAATCAACAAATTTTCCCCGTCTGAGATTATCTGCAACAATGCCTTTTACATGTCGGGCGTGGATATGGACGAGCTGAAAAACCGCTATCAGGTGGTTATTTCTGCCCTGGACAGCCGCTTTTTCGGTGAGGAATCCTGCCGCCGTATCCTGATGGAGCATTTTAAGGTGGGAGCCCTGGTGGGACTGGGGCTGGAGGACTATGCCACAGGCATCATTGCCGCCGGCGCCGTGATGCAGTATATCTATGAGACCCAGAAGAGCACCCTGGAGCACATTACCACCATCACCCCCTATTCTACCGGACAGTACATGGTTATTGACACATCCACCAGAAGGAACCTGGAGCTGGTGGAGACCATGCGGGAAAAACAGAAGAGAGGCACCCTGCTGTGGGTTCTGGACAAGACAAAGACAGCCATGGGAGCCAGGCTGCTTCGCGCCTGCATCGAACAGCCGCTGATTCACAGAGACGAAATCATCAAGCGCCAGAACGCGGTGGAAGAGCTGAACATGAACTATATCTCCCGGGAAGAGATATGCGAGTACTTAAATCCCATCTATGACCTGGAGCGTCTGATAGGGCGAATCAGCTATAAGACAGCCAATCCAAGGGACCTGATTGCCTTCAGAAGCTCTCTGGAAATGCTTCCCTATATCAAACGGATACTGGGAGAGTTTAACAGCGAACTTCTGGCAGAGCTGGGCCGGGAGCTGGATCCCCTTCAGGATATCTTCCAGCTTATAGGGGATGCCATTGTGGAGGAGCCGCCCATTACGGTCAGGGAAGGCGGCATCATAAAGGACGGCTACAACCAGGAGGCGGACAAGCTGCGCCATGCCAAGACAGAGGGTAAGAACTGGCTGGCGGAGCTGGAGGCAAAGGAAAAAGAAAAGACAGGCATTAAGACCCTGAAGGTGAAATTCAACAAGGTATTCGGTTACTATTTTGAGGTGACCAACTCCTTCAAGGACCAGGTGCCGGATTACTATATCCGCAAGCAGACCCTGACCAACGCGGAGCGGTTTACCACCGATGAATTAAAGCAGCTGGAAGACATCATCATGGGCGCGGAGGAAAAGCTGGTGTCCCTGGAGTATGACCTGTTCTGCGAGGTCAGGGACAAAATCGGGGCAGAGGTCATCCGCATTCAAAAGACGGCCAAGTCCATAGCTGGAATCGACGTATTCTGTTCCCTGTCCGTGGTGGCAACCCGGCGCAACTATGTGAAGCCCTCCATCAACGACAAGGGCGTGATTCAGATTAAGAACGGCCGCCATCCCGTGGTGGAGCAGATGATGCGGGACGACATGTTTGTGGCCAACGACACCTTTCTGGACAATGGAAAGAACCGGCTGTCCGTTATCACAGGCCCCAACATGGCGGGTAAATCCACGTACATGCGCCAGGTGGCCCTGATTGTACTTATGGCCCAGCTGGGCAGTTTTGTGCCGGCCCAGGAGGCTGATATCGGCATATGCGACCGTATTTTCACCAGGGTGGGGGCTTCCGACGATCTGGCCAGTGGACAGAGCACTTTCATGGTGGAAATGACAGAGGTGGCCAACATCCTGCGCAATGCCACCAGAAACAGTCTTCTGGTACTGGATGAAATCGGAAGGGGAACCAGCACCTTTGACGGATTGTCCATTGCCTGGGCTGTAATAGAACACATAAGCAATTCCAAGCTATTGGGAGCCAAGACACTGTTTGCCACCCATTACCATGAACTGACAGAGCTGGAAGGCACCATAGCAGGGGTGAAAAATTATTGTATAGCGGTAAAGGAGCAGGGAGACGACATCGTATTCCTGCGCAAGATTGTCCGAGGCGGTGCAGATAAGAGCTACGGCATCCAGGTTGCAAAGCTGGCCGGCGTGCCGGATTCCGTTATAGCCAGGGCAAAAGAAATCGCGGAAGAATTAAGCGATGCGGACATCACGGCCAGGGCAAAGGAAATTGCGGAAATCAGTTCCAACATAACCCAGCACAAGGCGGTGCCGAAGCCGGATGAGGTGGACCTGCAGCAGCTGTCCTTCTTTGATACGGTAAAGGATGACGATATCATACGTGAGCTGGACAGTCTGGAGCTGTCCACCATGACGCCTCTTGATGCTATGAACACCCTGTACCGCCTTCAGACAAAGCTTAAGAACCGCTGGAAGGAGACCGGATGA
- the trmD gene encoding tRNA (guanosine(37)-N1)-methyltransferase TrmD produces the protein MNFHILTLFPDMVMGGLGTSITGRAMESKTISVEAIDIRDYSKDKHRHVDDAPYGGGAGMVMQPGPVCEAYEALCGRIGRKPRLIYMTPQGRVFNQTIAEELAKEEDLVFLCGHYEGIDERALELIATDYLSVGDYVLTGGELPAMVMIDCISRLVPGVLNNDASAEEESFHDSLLEYPQYTRPEVFRGMEVPEVLLSGHHKNIEEWRRQQSIKRTLERRPDLLEHAALTMKEVKYLDSLRREKGDLEILEELIDQYVKSLNDEASAGRTKRKAMAAAKKLLAEKTCTVGELQGYFKVMGMLAGG, from the coding sequence ATGAATTTTCACATACTGACACTGTTCCCCGACATGGTTATGGGAGGACTGGGAACCAGCATAACGGGGCGGGCCATGGAGAGCAAGACCATATCTGTGGAAGCCATTGACATCAGGGATTATTCAAAGGATAAGCACAGACATGTGGACGACGCCCCTTACGGCGGCGGCGCAGGCATGGTTATGCAGCCGGGGCCTGTGTGCGAGGCTTACGAGGCCCTGTGCGGGCGCATCGGCAGGAAGCCCAGGCTTATCTATATGACGCCCCAGGGCAGGGTATTTAACCAAACCATAGCGGAGGAGCTGGCAAAGGAGGAGGATCTGGTCTTTCTCTGCGGGCATTACGAAGGAATCGACGAGCGTGCCCTGGAGCTGATTGCCACGGATTATCTTTCCGTGGGAGATTATGTCCTCACAGGCGGGGAACTTCCCGCCATGGTTATGATTGACTGTATCTCCCGTCTGGTGCCCGGGGTTCTGAACAACGACGCCTCGGCTGAGGAAGAATCCTTCCATGACAGCCTGTTAGAATACCCCCAATACACCCGTCCCGAGGTATTCCGCGGGATGGAAGTCCCGGAGGTGCTTTTAAGCGGCCACCATAAAAATATTGAGGAGTGGCGCAGGCAGCAATCCATAAAACGCACTCTGGAGCGCCGCCCGGACCTGCTGGAACATGCCGCCCTGACCATGAAGGAGGTAAAATACCTGGATTCCCTCCGCCGGGAAAAAGGCGACCTGGAAATCCTGGAGGAGCTTATAGACCAGTATGTAAAATCCCTGAACGATGAGGCCTCTGCCGGCCGCACCAAACGAAAGGCAATGGCTGCGGCAAAGAAATTGCTGGCTGAGAAGACTTGTACGGTTGGGGAGCTGCAAGGGTACTTTAAAGTGATGGGGATGCTTGCGGGGGGATGA
- a CDS encoding HlyC/CorC family transporter has translation MDPSGDSIAIRVVIIIILLGLSAFFSSSETALTTVNKIRIRTLAEGGSKSAQWVMKLSENQGKMLSAILIGNNVVNLSASSMLTVLVTEIFGNKAAGAATGVLTLLILIFGEITPKTMATLDAERYSLRVGHMIHILMTVLTPLIVLINWMSLIVLKVLHVDPDKRNDDITEDELRTIVDVGHEKGVIESEEREMINNVFDLGDSVAKDVMVPRIDMVFVDIEADYDDLIQIFREEHYTRLPVYKETTDNVVGIINIKDLLLVEDKASFCVSDYLRQPFYTFESKKLSELMMEIKKSPNNIIIVLDEYGATAGLITLEDILEEIVGDIRDEYDEDEEEELMDLGDGQYLVEGSMKLDDLNDILDLELSSEDYDSVGGLVIDRLEHLPSQGEEVVCGNVRLVVEQVEKNRIDKVHLYILPGEKEEE, from the coding sequence TTGGACCCATCGGGTGACAGTATTGCCATACGTGTCGTTATCATTATCATTTTACTGGGACTTTCCGCTTTTTTCTCGTCTTCGGAGACTGCCCTCACAACCGTCAATAAAATCCGTATCAGGACATTGGCAGAAGGGGGGAGCAAGTCTGCGCAGTGGGTGATGAAGCTGTCTGAGAATCAGGGAAAGATGCTCAGTGCCATATTAATCGGCAACAATGTGGTGAATCTTTCGGCCTCATCCATGCTTACCGTGCTGGTGACGGAAATATTTGGAAATAAAGCCGCTGGAGCCGCGACCGGCGTACTGACGCTTTTAATTTTGATTTTTGGTGAGATAACACCTAAAACAATGGCAACCCTGGATGCGGAGCGGTATTCCCTGCGGGTAGGCCATATGATTCATATTCTGATGACTGTGCTGACCCCTCTGATTGTCCTTATTAACTGGATGTCGCTGATTGTCCTCAAGGTTCTCCATGTGGACCCTGATAAGAGGAATGACGACATTACGGAGGACGAGCTCAGGACCATTGTGGACGTGGGCCATGAAAAGGGTGTTATTGAGTCGGAAGAACGTGAGATGATCAACAATGTGTTTGACCTGGGAGACTCCGTGGCAAAGGATGTCATGGTGCCCAGAATCGACATGGTGTTTGTTGACATAGAGGCTGATTATGATGATCTGATTCAGATATTCAGAGAGGAGCATTATACCAGGCTTCCGGTCTATAAGGAAACAACGGACAATGTGGTGGGCATCATCAATATTAAGGACCTGCTGCTGGTGGAGGACAAGGCGTCCTTCTGCGTGTCGGATTACCTGCGCCAGCCTTTTTATACCTTTGAATCTAAAAAGCTATCCGAGCTGATGATGGAGATTAAGAAGTCTCCCAACAATATCATCATTGTTCTGGATGAGTACGGCGCCACGGCAGGTCTGATTACCCTGGAGGATATCCTGGAAGAAATCGTGGGCGATATACGCGATGAGTATGACGAGGATGAGGAAGAGGAGCTGATGGATCTGGGAGACGGCCAGTATCTGGTGGAAGGTTCCATGAAGCTGGATGACCTCAATGACATCCTGGATTTGGAACTGTCTTCTGAGGACTATGATTCTGTGGGGGGGCTTGTGATTGACCGCCTGGAACATCTGCCTTCCCAGGGCGAAGAGGTGGTGTGCGGCAATGTGCGCCTGGTAGTGGAACAGGTGGAAAAGAACCGTATTGACAAGGTTCATCTGTACATCCTTCCCGGAGAAAAAGAAGAGGAATAG
- the rplS gene encoding 50S ribosomal protein L19 gives MNDIIKNIEAAQLKESVPSFNVGDTVKVYNKIKEGNRERIQIFEGTVIKRQNGGARETFTVRKNSNGIGVEKTWPLHSPSVDNVEVVRKGKVRRAKLNYLRDRVGKAAKVKELVK, from the coding sequence ATGAACGATATTATTAAGAACATTGAAGCAGCCCAGTTGAAGGAAAGCGTACCCAGCTTTAACGTTGGCGATACCGTTAAGGTATACAACAAGATTAAAGAGGGTAACCGCGAGAGAATCCAGATTTTCGAGGGAACTGTCATTAAGAGACAGAACGGCGGAGCCAGAGAGACCTTTACCGTAAGGAAGAACTCCAATGGTATCGGCGTTGAGAAGACCTGGCCATTACATTCCCCAAGCGTTGACAACGTAGAGGTTGTACGTAAGGGTAAAGTAAGAAGAGCGAAGCTGAACTACTTAAGAGACAGGGTTGGTAAGGCTGCCAAGGTTAAAGAATTAGTTAAATAA